In Streptomyces ambofaciens ATCC 23877, a single genomic region encodes these proteins:
- a CDS encoding CARDB domain-containing protein translates to MRWRSLGRRPLTGAVVAGLMTVGLLPLPFAATARAATAVADVNLALGRPATAGGSHGAYPAGNATDGTQATYWEGPAGSFPQWVQVDLGTARDVDRVVLKLPAGWESRTQSLSLQGSTDGSTFRTLAASAARAFGPAQANTVAVDLASPTDARYVRVHVTGNTGWNAAQLSELEVYGDDVATEPPPAGTNLARNKPAEATSSVQSYVAANATDDSTSTYWEASGHPADLTVKLGADADVSAVVVKLNPDPVWAARTQGIQVLGRQQGGGDFTSLRARADYSFSPGQGNTVTLPVTGRVSDVRLRFFSNTGAPGGQVAEFQVVGTAAPAPDLTVTGLDWSPAAPSERDAVTVNATVRNAGTARSAATTTEVTVEGRAAGSAAVPALDPGRSAVVAVSTGTHAAGSYAVAAVADPRDTVAELDDTNNSRTATGRLTVDRAPGPDLEVRSITTSPANPAVGARVSFTVAVHNRGTSAAAAGSVTRLQAGSTTLDGTTGQVAAGATVNVPVSGTWTATGGGVTLSATADATGVVTETNENNNVLAKSLVVGRGAAVPYTEYEAENGRHNGTLLTTDAKRTFGHTNFGTESSGRKSVRLDSTGQYVEFTSTTPTNSIVVRNSVPDAPGGGGTQATLSLYADGAFVQKLSLSSKHSWLYGNTDDPEGLTNRPGGDARRLFDESHALLTKTFPQGTQFRLQRDAGDSAAFYVIDLIDLEQVAPPAPKPANCVSITEYGAVPGDGLDDTDALQRAVTADQNGQIPCVWIPAGQWRQEQKILTDDPQNRGQHNQVGIRDVTIRGAGMWHSQLHTLTPPHEAGGINHPHEGNFGFDIDHNTQISDLAIFGSGTIRGGDGNHEGGVGLNGRFGKGTKISNVWIEHANVGVWAGRDYSNIPELWGPGDGLEFTGMRVRNTYADGINFANGTRNSTVHNSSFRNTGDDSLAVWASKYVKDPSVDVGHDNHFRNNTIQLPWRANGIAVYGGHGNTIENNVISDTMNYPGIMLATDHDPLPFSGQTLIAGNALHRTGGAFWGEAQEFGAITLFAQGQDIPGVTIRDTEILDSTYDGIQFKTGGGAMPDVKISGVRIDRSNNGSGILAMSGARGSATLTDVTITGSAEEDVRIEPGSQFRIDR, encoded by the coding sequence ATGAGATGGAGATCCCTCGGCCGACGGCCGCTGACGGGCGCCGTCGTGGCCGGGCTGATGACGGTCGGGCTGCTCCCGCTGCCGTTCGCGGCCACCGCCCGGGCCGCGACGGCCGTCGCCGACGTCAACCTCGCCCTCGGCCGCCCGGCCACGGCGGGCGGCTCGCACGGCGCCTACCCGGCCGGCAACGCCACCGACGGCACCCAGGCGACCTACTGGGAGGGCCCGGCCGGTTCCTTCCCGCAGTGGGTGCAGGTCGACCTCGGCACCGCCCGCGACGTCGACCGGGTCGTCCTCAAGCTGCCCGCCGGCTGGGAGAGCCGCACCCAGAGCCTCTCCCTCCAGGGCAGCACCGACGGCTCCACCTTCCGCACGCTCGCCGCCTCGGCCGCGAGGGCGTTCGGCCCGGCGCAGGCCAACACCGTGGCCGTGGACCTCGCCTCGCCCACCGACGCGCGCTACGTGCGCGTGCACGTCACCGGCAACACCGGCTGGAACGCCGCACAACTCTCCGAACTGGAGGTCTACGGCGACGACGTGGCCACCGAGCCGCCGCCCGCCGGCACCAACCTGGCCCGCAACAAGCCCGCCGAGGCCACCTCGTCCGTGCAGTCCTACGTCGCGGCCAACGCCACCGACGACTCCACCTCCACCTACTGGGAGGCGTCCGGCCACCCCGCCGACCTCACCGTGAAGCTCGGCGCCGACGCGGACGTCAGCGCCGTGGTCGTCAAGCTCAACCCGGACCCCGTCTGGGCCGCCCGGACCCAGGGCATCCAGGTCCTCGGCCGGCAGCAGGGCGGAGGCGACTTCACCTCGCTGCGCGCCCGCGCCGACTACTCCTTCAGCCCCGGCCAGGGCAACACGGTCACCCTCCCGGTCACCGGCCGCGTGTCCGACGTACGGCTCCGGTTCTTCTCCAACACCGGCGCGCCCGGCGGCCAGGTCGCCGAGTTCCAGGTGGTCGGCACCGCGGCGCCCGCGCCCGACCTGACCGTCACCGGCCTCGACTGGTCACCCGCCGCGCCCTCGGAGCGCGACGCGGTCACCGTGAACGCCACGGTCCGCAACGCCGGAACCGCGCGCTCGGCCGCCACGACCACCGAGGTCACCGTCGAGGGACGGGCCGCCGGCAGCGCCGCCGTCCCCGCGCTCGACCCCGGCCGGTCCGCCGTGGTGGCGGTCTCCACCGGCACCCACGCGGCCGGCAGCTACGCGGTCGCCGCGGTGGCCGACCCGCGCGACACCGTCGCCGAACTGGACGACACCAACAACAGCCGTACCGCCACGGGCCGACTGACCGTCGACCGGGCACCCGGCCCCGACCTGGAGGTGCGCTCGATCACCACCAGCCCGGCCAACCCGGCGGTGGGCGCCCGGGTCTCCTTCACCGTCGCCGTGCACAACCGCGGCACCAGCGCCGCGGCGGCGGGCTCGGTGACCCGCCTCCAGGCCGGCTCCACCACGCTCGACGGCACCACCGGCCAGGTGGCCGCCGGTGCCACGGTGAACGTGCCGGTCAGCGGCACCTGGACGGCGACCGGCGGCGGGGTCACGCTCTCCGCCACGGCCGACGCGACCGGTGTCGTCACCGAGACCAACGAGAACAACAACGTGCTCGCCAAGTCCCTCGTCGTCGGACGCGGCGCCGCCGTGCCGTACACCGAGTACGAGGCGGAGAACGGCCGTCACAACGGCACCCTGCTCACCACCGACGCCAAGCGCACCTTCGGACACACCAACTTCGGAACCGAGTCCTCGGGCCGCAAGTCCGTACGGCTCGACTCCACGGGCCAGTACGTCGAGTTCACCTCCACCACGCCCACCAACTCCATCGTCGTACGCAACTCCGTCCCGGACGCCCCCGGCGGCGGGGGCACGCAGGCCACCCTCAGCCTCTACGCCGACGGCGCCTTCGTGCAGAAGCTCAGCCTGTCGTCCAAGCACAGCTGGCTGTACGGCAACACCGACGACCCCGAGGGCCTCACCAACCGCCCCGGCGGCGACGCACGACGACTCTTCGACGAGTCCCACGCGCTGCTGACGAAGACCTTCCCGCAGGGCACCCAGTTCCGCCTCCAGCGGGACGCGGGCGACTCGGCCGCCTTCTACGTCATCGACCTGATCGACCTGGAGCAGGTCGCGCCCCCGGCCCCCAAGCCGGCGAACTGCGTCTCGATCACCGAGTACGGAGCCGTCCCCGGTGACGGACTCGACGACACGGACGCCCTCCAGCGCGCCGTCACCGCCGACCAGAACGGCCAGATCCCCTGCGTGTGGATCCCGGCCGGGCAGTGGCGCCAGGAGCAGAAGATCCTCACCGACGACCCGCAGAACCGCGGCCAGCACAACCAGGTCGGCATCCGGGACGTCACCATCCGCGGTGCGGGCATGTGGCACTCCCAGCTCCACACCCTGACGCCGCCGCACGAGGCCGGCGGCATCAACCACCCGCACGAGGGCAACTTCGGCTTCGACATCGACCACAACACCCAGATATCCGACCTCGCCATCTTCGGCTCCGGCACCATCCGCGGCGGCGACGGCAACCACGAGGGCGGCGTCGGGCTCAACGGCCGCTTCGGCAAGGGCACCAAGATCAGCAACGTGTGGATCGAGCACGCCAACGTCGGCGTCTGGGCCGGCCGCGACTACTCCAACATCCCCGAGCTGTGGGGTCCCGGTGACGGCCTGGAGTTCACCGGCATGCGCGTCCGCAACACCTACGCCGACGGCATCAACTTCGCCAACGGCACCCGCAACTCCACGGTCCACAACTCGTCCTTCCGCAACACCGGTGACGATTCGCTCGCCGTGTGGGCCAGCAAGTACGTGAAGGACCCCTCCGTGGACGTCGGCCACGACAACCACTTCCGCAACAACACGATCCAGCTCCCGTGGCGGGCCAACGGCATCGCGGTGTACGGCGGTCACGGCAACACGATCGAGAACAACGTCATCTCCGACACCATGAACTACCCCGGCATCATGCTCGCCACCGACCACGACCCGCTGCCCTTCTCCGGGCAGACCCTGATCGCGGGCAACGCCCTGCACCGCACCGGGGGCGCGTTCTGGGGCGAGGCGCAGGAGTTCGGCGCCATCACGCTCTTCGCGCAGGGCCAGGACATCCCGGGCGTCACCATCCGGGACACGGAGATCCTCGACTCGACGTACGACGGCATCCAGTTCAAGACGGGAGGCGGGGCGATGCCGGACGTGAAGATCTCCGGCGTCCGCATCGACCGGTCGAACAACGGCTCCGGCATCCTCGCGATGAGCGGCGCCCGCGGCAGCGCCACCCTGACCGACGTCACGATCACCGGCTCGGCCGAGGAGGACGTCCGGATCGAACCGGGCTCCCAGTTCAGGATCGACAGGTGA